In the Paramisgurnus dabryanus chromosome 5, PD_genome_1.1, whole genome shotgun sequence genome, one interval contains:
- the mrpl1 gene encoding large ribosomal subunit protein uL1m, translated as MAASSRSLLRVLSRCQSQYFSVSCSTLTSHRHLPVRSYAAAARQVQKEKKEETTQEKVVKEKRKIDDKDRHKPYGLTAWAPLDDVYLVRYYPKPVYDTPVAIEMLKGFQKLDFTPENQPVYINLRLDMKLEKKRKVDPFVSTMHLPHPFKSDINKVVVFTENPDQARIAMENGATVAGGVELVEKILADEITADFYLAEPDIIQKLLPLKNKLRKKFPKSKRGSVGVNIPKMLALFKAGHEYIVEDTYVNTQVATLDMSTDFILENIKAICKDVASHKPAEFGTFIERAVMCSRTSEGLHIKIEDLLPQEQKKA; from the exons TCTTATCCAGATGTCAGAGTCAGTACTTTTCAGTTTCCTGCAGTACACTGACCTCACACAGACACCTGCCTGTCAGATCCTATGCTGCTGCTGCTAG GCAGGTGCAGAAAGAGAAGAAAGAAGAAACGACTCAAGAAAAGGTGGTAAAAGAGAAGAGAAAGATTGATGACAAAGACAGACATAAACCCTACGGACTCACTGCATGGGCGCCATTAGATGATGTATACTTGGTCAGGTATTATCCTAAACCTGTTTACGACACGCCAGTGGCCATCGAAATGCTGAAGGGCTTTCAAAAGTTGGACTTCACACCTGAAAACCAACCCGTTTACATTAACTTGCGCCTGGACATGAAGCTAGAGAAAAAG AGAAAAGTGGATCCATTTGTTAGCACAATGCATTTACCACACCCATTCAAGTCTGACATCAACAAAGTTGTGGTCTTCACTGAG AACCCAGATCAAGCCAGAATAGCAATGGAGAATGGAGCAACAGTTGCAGGTGGAGTGGAGCTGGTTGAAAAG ATTTTAGCAGATGAGATTACAGCAGATTTTTACTTGGCTGAGCCAGACATCATACAAAAGCTGCTCCCTTTGAAAAATAAACTAAGGAAGAAGTTTCCCAAGAGCAAGAGAG GTTCAGTTGGGGTGAATATCCCTAAAATGCTTGCATTATTCAAGGCCGGTCATGAATACATTGTTGAGGACACCTATGTTAACACACAAGTTGCAACA CTCGACATGTCTACAGACtttattttagaaaacattAAAGCCATATGTAAAGATGTGGCCAGCCACAAACCAGCAGAATTTG GGACGTTTATTGAGAGGGCAGTTATGTGCAGCAGGACAAGTGAGGGTTTGCACATCAAAATTGAGGATTTATTACCACAGGAACAGAAGAAGGCATAA